One region of Drosophila teissieri strain GT53w chromosome 2L, Prin_Dtei_1.1, whole genome shotgun sequence genomic DNA includes:
- the LOC122626558 gene encoding UHRF1-binding protein 1 isoform X1: protein MVSLIKNQLLKHLSIYTKNLSSDKINLSTFRGEGELSNLELDERVLTELLELPSWLRLTSAWCNHVSFRISWTKLKSVPITLTLDEVRITIETCNPTTRDAGGGSGPGGAGSPTAAAAAALPQVPQGKYSFIHKVVDGITIVVNTVNVNFVSAAFTASVQMSRIRVESKTPKWANADLRLTRLKDAQKGIILIFKELSWQTVRIEASSTQDKSLTPLRLLTNHARCRITIRKRLSDCSLLASRLVLILDDLLWVLTDSQLKAALHFVDSLSGLIKAATHATQKTKAARKMQTLPEYKAQVEQQQNRLSESAHTTNAQRLFNAFDVRETSYHFYSQRIDLHLCDDEGDGRSSYPDLDKGGALQVSVTAFQVDYYPYHLAKSDRSHWAKYKEASVAPALWLKESLNAFREAVLNLSQPNRPATHAPLERSTPASPIMLSASMLGSQHGAGSFSNGSSTPTAAGLAGGSGGSAGSGTASMNSQLSQAAQQRSTLENLAKLMSSCVILRIEDFTLYRVTTSGKKSMPKEFVSAQHKRKTKSSGDKDRYSFPAEMPIIHAEYTYFYYPGDFVFPLPPSKVFVHVNPIQVHFDLSSILWLNSFGLNLHESLLRTSVGSQSTLHPQQQLPRGSIASHGSNGTQMAGVNVEQEPNLMYMDVKVEAIMPRVVMEAALDAPSQKDRPKTMQIQVSRFALTNIREMGSSRADLAQALHSLQEGSLVFGSGFPSKEGDMCIVTDRILSHVAASDVSMMSPVSPTGQQLPRSASTQYLSRYVMWLEPRDVWCIKLDPVWVDFLGARSLGPNKSIPFVDAVPITLWLHSGSAQAQLDVGKSGTAGSMEIMGLAPLPTLPPLQPCNPFLSDEDVRLAGVASGASPPAPAPDRTADVHAIAHISNLVSLQIDHYQLLFLLRLAEELNEMSTFLNLDAERILQKQNEQKSIIFGCVVPQIEVTLVMPSPTPGKESSGGDAESVVPDSASLGDDLHMNSGNITWPTPPPLDQLKSNTFGSVETPSPVTNEPPFDNGIHISNPNTHGYNVQIQSTPTMASSTASQGSRPDTGISTQSQSQTQSVSSASKSGKSATARSGGTDAVPSLTKEINSGLLSMKKGFSSFMTSIDSAIKSGTPNDDASDTFSIQSDISSDSDNYAHVLGDDKTMDCMDVMFRLNPFTNDNNMKASPVEVASEVYEEQPSSYKTNMSSPSEPSEGSTWRRRDLVSMATFRLTTVELIRQQEGPKSSVRLQVAAVSCDECGAIPWDELQIAHQANKTKFGARCKAWNLAPYNPEAPPCIRMRLEETLNMPKEIEGIIDRKRIQSWITHHADIRVKDINMDLSMSTVIGLGDLAEDEVISPPMPVTVNLENVRINLLEDRPPVNITSPGPIPINLCIGRMRLERDQSGLLNIQPIDTNMSDAQHQALGSALFGAPRERDRELLSMQLVMQQMKLDNDQLRRQLVDSKVNTDNYRHKTKQEADVLRSYLKAAQDDISILLEEKKALLDTIRSLQVQLTSSNMSRKSDGNR, encoded by the exons ATGGTCTCGCTGATAAAGAACCAACTACTCAAGCATTTGTCTAT CTATACGAAGAACCTATCCTCGGACAAAATCAATCTGAGCACCTTCCGCGGCGAGGGCGAGCTCTCGAATCTGGAGTTGGATGAGCGGGTGCTCACCGAGCTGCTGGAGCTTCCTAGCTGGCTGCGCCTCACCTCCGCCTGGTGCAACCATGTCTCCTTCCGGATTAGCTGGACCAAGCTCAAGAGCGTACCCATAACGCTG ACTTTGGATGAAGTGCGCATCACTATCGAGACCTGCAATCCAACGACTCGCGATGCAGGCGGAGGATCTGGACCCGGTGGAGCAGGATCTCccaccgctgccgccgctgctgcgcTGCCACAAGTGCCACAGGGTAAATACAGCTTCATCCACAAGGTGGTCGACGGCATCACGATTGTGGTCAACACGGTGAATGTGAATTTCGTTAGTGCCGCCTTCACCGCCTCCGTTCAAATGTCCCGCATTCGCGTGGAGTCCAAGACACCCAAGTGGGCGAATGCCGATCTGCGGCTGACGCGACTCAAGGACGCGCAGAAGGGCATAATACTGATCTTCAAGGAGCTCTCGTGGCAGACGGTGCGCATCGAGGCCAGCTCGACGCAGGACAAGTCACTGACTCCACTGCGCCTGCTCACCAATCATGCCAGGTGCCGCATCACGATCCGTAAACGTCTGTCCGACTGTTCACTGCTCGCTTCCCGCCTGGTCCTCATCCTGGACGACCTGTTGTGGGTGCTCACGGACTCGCAGCTAAAAGCGGCTCTGCATTTTGTGGACTCCCTGTCCGGATTAATAAAAGCAGCCACGCATGCCACTCAGAAGACGAAGGCGGCTCGCAAAATGCAG ACACTGCCCGAGTACAAGGCCcaggtggagcagcagcagaatcgTCTTTCCGAATCCGCCCATACGACGAATGCGCAACGCTTGTTCAACGCCTTCGATGTGCGGGAGACATCGTATCATTTCTATAGCCAGCGCatcgatttgcatttgtgtgaCGATGAGGGTGATGGGCGTTCCAGTTATCCGGACTTGGACAAGGGCGGCGCCTTGCAGGTCTCGGTGACCGCATTTCAGGTGGACTACTATCCCTATCACCTGGCCAAATCGGATCGCTCTCATTGGGCGAAGTACAAGGAGGCTTCCGTGGCACCGGCTCTGTGGCTAAAAGAATCGCTTAATGCCTTCCGTGAGGCCGTACTTAACTTGAGCCAGCCGAATCGACCGGCCACTCATGCTCCGCTGGAACGGAGCACTCCTGCCTCACCGATTATGCTCAGTGCCAGCATGCTGGGCTCGCAGCATGGAGCCGGCAGCTTTTCCAATGGCAGCAGCACACCGACCGCAGCAGGATTGGCTGGGGGATCGGGTGGGTCCGCTGGATCCGGAACCGCCTCCATGAACAGCCAGTTGTCCCAGGCAGCGCAGCAACGGAGCACTTTGGAGAACCTGGCCAAGCTGATGAGTTCTTGTGTGATCTTGCGCATCGAGGACTTTACCTTGTACCGCGTCACTACATCGGGAAAGAAGTCCATGCCCAAGGAATTTGTTTCGG CGCAACATAAAAGGAAGACCAAATCCTCAG GTGACAAGGATCGTTACTCTTTTCCCGCCGAGATGCCGATCATTCATGCGGAATATACTTACTTCTACTACCCCGGAGACTTTGTCTTCCCAT TGCCACCATCCAAGGTCTTTGTGCATGTGAATCCAATTCAGGTACATTTCGATCTCAGCTCAATACTGTGGCTCAACTCCTTCGGCCTCAATCTGCACGAGAGCTTGCTGCGCACCAGCGTTGGTTCCCAGAGTACTCTGCAtccgcaacagcagctgccacGCGGCTCGATTGCCTCCCATGGCTCCAATGGCACACAGATGGCCGGCGTCAATGTTGAGCAGGAGCCAAATCTGATGTACATGGATGTCAAGGTGGAAGCGATTATGCCGCGTGTCGTGATGGAGGCGGCGTTGGATGCGCCCAGTCAAAAGGATCGGCCGAAGACCATGCAGATTCAGGTGTCCCGATTCGCATTGACCAACATTCGGGAAATGGGCAGCTCAAGGGCGGATCTGGCCCAAGCACTGCACTCCCTGCAGGAGGGATCGCTGGTGTTTGGCTCCGGTTTTCCCTCCAAGGAGGGTGATATGTGCATCGTAACGGATCGTATACTGTCGCATGTGGCTGCCTCGGATGTGAGCATGATGTCACCCGTTTCGCCGACGGGTCAGCAATTGCCCCGATCCGCCTCCACGCAGTACCTATCACGTTATGTCATGTGGCTGGAGCCGCGGGATGTGTGGTGCATTAAGCTGGACCCGGTTTGGGTGGATTTCCTGGGCGCCCGATCGCTGGGCCCCAACAAATCCATTCCGTTCGTGGACGCGGTCCCTATCACACTGTGGCTGCACTCCGGCTCCGCCCAGGCACAACTGGATGTGGGAAAGAGCGGGACGGCGGGCAGCATGGAGATCATGGGTCTGGCCCCTTTGCCCACGCTGCCGCCTCTCCAGCCGTGCAATCCCTTCCTGAGCGACGAGGATGTGCGTCTAGCTGGCGTCGCCTCGGGAGCCTCGCCTCCGGCTCCTGCACCAGATCGCACGGCAGATGTGCACGCCATTGCACATATCTCTAACCTGGTCAGCCTGCAGATCGATCACTACCAGCTGCTCTTCCTGCTGCGCCTCGCCGAGGAATTGAACGAGATGTCTACCTTCTTGAACCTGGACGCCGAACGCATATTGCAAAAG CAAAACGAACAAAAGTCGATAATTTTTGGGTGCGTTGTGCCGCAGATCGAGGTGACGCTCGTGATGCCATCGCCAACACCTGGTAAGGAATCAAGTGGTGGTGATGCTGAAAGTGTCGTACCCGATTCAGCTAGTTTGGGTGATGATTTACACATGAATA GCGGCAACATCACTTGGCCCACACCACCGCCATTGGACCAGCTAAAGAGCAATACTTTCGGCAGCGTAGAAACACCATCTCCGGTGACCAATGAACCGCCTTTCGACAATGGCATACACATATCCAATCCTAACACGCATGG CTATAATGTTCAAATACAGAGTACGCCCACGATGGCGTCGTCCACGGCCAGCCAAGGATCTCGTCCGGATACGGGTATATCCACGCAATCCCAGTCCCAAACACAATCAGTCTCGTCCGCCTCGAAGAGTGGCAAGAGTGCCACTGCTCGATCGGGGGGAACTGACGCCGTACCCAGTCTCACCAAGGAGATCAACTCCGGACTGCTGTCCATGAAAAAGGGCTTTTCCAGCTTCATGACTTCCATTGACTCGGCCATCAAGTCGGGCACGCCCAACGACGATGCCAGTGATACCTTCTCCATACAGAGCGACATTAGCTCCGATTCTGATAACTATGCCCATGTTCTGGGCGATGACAAGACCATGGATTGCATGGATGTTATGTTCCGGCTTAATCCCTTCaccaacgacaacaacatGAAGGCCTCGCCGGTGGAGGTGGCCAGTGAAGTGTATGAGGAGCAGCCGAGTAGCTACAAAACAAACATGTCTTCCCCATCCGAACCATCGGAAGGCAGCACCTGGCGGCGACGCGACCTGGTGTCCATGGCCACCTTCAG GTTGACCACAGTGGAGCTTATTCGTCAGCAGGAGGGCCCCAAATCTTCTGTTCGCTTGCAGGTGGCCGCCGTTTCCTGTGACGAATGTGGAGCCATTCCCTGGGATGAGTTGCAG ATCGCGCATCAAGCAAACAAG ACGAAGTTCGGCGCACGCTGCAAAGCCTGGAATCTGGCGCCATATAATCCAGAGGCTCCACCGTGCATAAGGATGCGCTTGGAGGAAACCTTGAATATGCCAAAGGAAATTGAGGGCATCATCGATCGCAAACGCATCCAGAG CTGGATCACTCACCATGCCGATATTCGTGTGAAAGATATCAACATGGATCTGTCGATGAGCACCGTAATTGGACTGGGTGATCTGGCCGAGGATGAGGTCATTTCCCCGCCCATGCCAGTGACT GTAAATCTGGAAAATGTGCGGATCAATTTGCTTGAGGACCGCCCTCCCGTAAATATTACCTCACCGGGTCCCATCCCCATTAATCTGTGCATTGGTCGCATGCGTTTGGAGCGTGACCAGAGCGGATTGCTCAACATTCAGCCTATAG ATACCAACATGAGTGACGCACAGCATCAGGCGTTGGGCAGTGCCTTATTTGGAGCGCCTCGAGAACGCGATCGAGAGTTGTTATCCATGCAGCTGGTAATGCAGCAGATGAAGCTGGACAACGATCAGCTGCGCCGGCAACTTGTGGACTCCAAAGTGAACACGGATAACTATAG GCACAAGACCAAACAGGAGGCGGATGTGCTGCGATCTTATTTAAAGGCCGCCCAGGATGATATAAGCATATTGCTGGAGGAGAAAAAGGCCTTGCTGGACACCATCCGTTCCTTGCAG
- the LOC122626558 gene encoding UHRF1-binding protein 1-like isoform X4: MVSLIKNQLLKHLSIYTKNLSSDKINLSTFRGEGELSNLELDERVLTELLELPSWLRLTSAWCNHVSFRISWTKLKSVPITLTLDEVRITIETCNPTTRDAGGGSGPGGAGSPTAAAAAALPQVPQGKYSFIHKVVDGITIVVNTVNVNFVSAAFTASVQMSRIRVESKTPKWANADLRLTRLKDAQKGIILIFKELSWQTVRIEASSTQDKSLTPLRLLTNHARCRITIRKRLSDCSLLASRLVLILDDLLWVLTDSQLKAALHFVDSLSGLIKAATHATQKTKAARKMQTLPEYKAQVEQQQNRLSESAHTTNAQRLFNAFDVRETSYHFYSQRIDLHLCDDEGDGRSSYPDLDKGGALQVSVTAFQVDYYPYHLAKSDRSHWAKYKEASVAPALWLKESLNAFREAVLNLSQPNRPATHAPLERSTPASPIMLSASMLGSQHGAGSFSNGSSTPTAAGLAGGSGGSAGSGTASMNSQLSQAAQQRSTLENLAKLMSSCVILRIEDFTLYRVTTSGKKSMPKEFVSAQHKRKTKSSGDKDRYSFPAEMPIIHAEYTYFYYPGDFVFPLPPSKVFVHVNPIQVHFDLSSILWLNSFGLNLHESLLRTSVGSQSTLHPQQQLPRGSIASHGSNGTQMAGVNVEQEPNLMYMDVKVEAIMPRVVMEAALDAPSQKDRPKTMQIQVSRFALTNIREMGSSRADLAQALHSLQEGSLVFGSGFPSKEGDMCIVTDRILSHVAASDVSMMSPVSPTGQQLPRSASTQYLSRYVMWLEPRDVWCIKLDPVWVDFLGARSLGPNKSIPFVDAVPITLWLHSGSAQAQLDVGKSGTAGSMEIMGLAPLPTLPPLQPCNPFLSDEDVRLAGVASGASPPAPAPDRTADVHAIAHISNLVSLQIDHYQLLFLLRLAEELNEMSTFLNLDAERILQKQNEQKSIIFGCVVPQIEVTLVMPSPTPGGNITWPTPPPLDQLKSNTFGSVETPSPVTNEPPFDNGIHISNPNTHGYNVQIQSTPTMASSTASQGSRPDTGISTQSQSQTQSVSSASKSGKSATARSGGTDAVPSLTKEINSGLLSMKKGFSSFMTSIDSAIKSGTPNDDASDTFSIQSDISSDSDNYAHVLGDDKTMDCMDVMFRLNPFTNDNNMKASPVEVASEVYEEQPSSYKTNMSSPSEPSEGSTWRRRDLVSMATFRLTTVELIRQQEGPKSSVRLQVAAVSCDECGAIPWDELQIAHQANKTKFGARCKAWNLAPYNPEAPPCIRMRLEETLNMPKEIEGIIDRKRIQSWITHHADIRVKDINMDLSMSTVIGLGDLAEDEVISPPMPVTVNLENVRINLLEDRPPVNITSPGPIPINLCIGRMRLERDQSGLLNIQPIDTNMSDAQHQALGSALFGAPRERDRELLSMQLVMQQMKLDNDQLRRQLVDSKVNTDNYRHKTKQEADVLRSYLKAAQDDISILLEEKKALLDTIRSLQVQLTSSNMSRKSDGNR; this comes from the exons ATGGTCTCGCTGATAAAGAACCAACTACTCAAGCATTTGTCTAT CTATACGAAGAACCTATCCTCGGACAAAATCAATCTGAGCACCTTCCGCGGCGAGGGCGAGCTCTCGAATCTGGAGTTGGATGAGCGGGTGCTCACCGAGCTGCTGGAGCTTCCTAGCTGGCTGCGCCTCACCTCCGCCTGGTGCAACCATGTCTCCTTCCGGATTAGCTGGACCAAGCTCAAGAGCGTACCCATAACGCTG ACTTTGGATGAAGTGCGCATCACTATCGAGACCTGCAATCCAACGACTCGCGATGCAGGCGGAGGATCTGGACCCGGTGGAGCAGGATCTCccaccgctgccgccgctgctgcgcTGCCACAAGTGCCACAGGGTAAATACAGCTTCATCCACAAGGTGGTCGACGGCATCACGATTGTGGTCAACACGGTGAATGTGAATTTCGTTAGTGCCGCCTTCACCGCCTCCGTTCAAATGTCCCGCATTCGCGTGGAGTCCAAGACACCCAAGTGGGCGAATGCCGATCTGCGGCTGACGCGACTCAAGGACGCGCAGAAGGGCATAATACTGATCTTCAAGGAGCTCTCGTGGCAGACGGTGCGCATCGAGGCCAGCTCGACGCAGGACAAGTCACTGACTCCACTGCGCCTGCTCACCAATCATGCCAGGTGCCGCATCACGATCCGTAAACGTCTGTCCGACTGTTCACTGCTCGCTTCCCGCCTGGTCCTCATCCTGGACGACCTGTTGTGGGTGCTCACGGACTCGCAGCTAAAAGCGGCTCTGCATTTTGTGGACTCCCTGTCCGGATTAATAAAAGCAGCCACGCATGCCACTCAGAAGACGAAGGCGGCTCGCAAAATGCAG ACACTGCCCGAGTACAAGGCCcaggtggagcagcagcagaatcgTCTTTCCGAATCCGCCCATACGACGAATGCGCAACGCTTGTTCAACGCCTTCGATGTGCGGGAGACATCGTATCATTTCTATAGCCAGCGCatcgatttgcatttgtgtgaCGATGAGGGTGATGGGCGTTCCAGTTATCCGGACTTGGACAAGGGCGGCGCCTTGCAGGTCTCGGTGACCGCATTTCAGGTGGACTACTATCCCTATCACCTGGCCAAATCGGATCGCTCTCATTGGGCGAAGTACAAGGAGGCTTCCGTGGCACCGGCTCTGTGGCTAAAAGAATCGCTTAATGCCTTCCGTGAGGCCGTACTTAACTTGAGCCAGCCGAATCGACCGGCCACTCATGCTCCGCTGGAACGGAGCACTCCTGCCTCACCGATTATGCTCAGTGCCAGCATGCTGGGCTCGCAGCATGGAGCCGGCAGCTTTTCCAATGGCAGCAGCACACCGACCGCAGCAGGATTGGCTGGGGGATCGGGTGGGTCCGCTGGATCCGGAACCGCCTCCATGAACAGCCAGTTGTCCCAGGCAGCGCAGCAACGGAGCACTTTGGAGAACCTGGCCAAGCTGATGAGTTCTTGTGTGATCTTGCGCATCGAGGACTTTACCTTGTACCGCGTCACTACATCGGGAAAGAAGTCCATGCCCAAGGAATTTGTTTCGG CGCAACATAAAAGGAAGACCAAATCCTCAG GTGACAAGGATCGTTACTCTTTTCCCGCCGAGATGCCGATCATTCATGCGGAATATACTTACTTCTACTACCCCGGAGACTTTGTCTTCCCAT TGCCACCATCCAAGGTCTTTGTGCATGTGAATCCAATTCAGGTACATTTCGATCTCAGCTCAATACTGTGGCTCAACTCCTTCGGCCTCAATCTGCACGAGAGCTTGCTGCGCACCAGCGTTGGTTCCCAGAGTACTCTGCAtccgcaacagcagctgccacGCGGCTCGATTGCCTCCCATGGCTCCAATGGCACACAGATGGCCGGCGTCAATGTTGAGCAGGAGCCAAATCTGATGTACATGGATGTCAAGGTGGAAGCGATTATGCCGCGTGTCGTGATGGAGGCGGCGTTGGATGCGCCCAGTCAAAAGGATCGGCCGAAGACCATGCAGATTCAGGTGTCCCGATTCGCATTGACCAACATTCGGGAAATGGGCAGCTCAAGGGCGGATCTGGCCCAAGCACTGCACTCCCTGCAGGAGGGATCGCTGGTGTTTGGCTCCGGTTTTCCCTCCAAGGAGGGTGATATGTGCATCGTAACGGATCGTATACTGTCGCATGTGGCTGCCTCGGATGTGAGCATGATGTCACCCGTTTCGCCGACGGGTCAGCAATTGCCCCGATCCGCCTCCACGCAGTACCTATCACGTTATGTCATGTGGCTGGAGCCGCGGGATGTGTGGTGCATTAAGCTGGACCCGGTTTGGGTGGATTTCCTGGGCGCCCGATCGCTGGGCCCCAACAAATCCATTCCGTTCGTGGACGCGGTCCCTATCACACTGTGGCTGCACTCCGGCTCCGCCCAGGCACAACTGGATGTGGGAAAGAGCGGGACGGCGGGCAGCATGGAGATCATGGGTCTGGCCCCTTTGCCCACGCTGCCGCCTCTCCAGCCGTGCAATCCCTTCCTGAGCGACGAGGATGTGCGTCTAGCTGGCGTCGCCTCGGGAGCCTCGCCTCCGGCTCCTGCACCAGATCGCACGGCAGATGTGCACGCCATTGCACATATCTCTAACCTGGTCAGCCTGCAGATCGATCACTACCAGCTGCTCTTCCTGCTGCGCCTCGCCGAGGAATTGAACGAGATGTCTACCTTCTTGAACCTGGACGCCGAACGCATATTGCAAAAG CAAAACGAACAAAAGTCGATAATTTTTGGGTGCGTTGTGCCGCAGATCGAGGTGACGCTCGTGATGCCATCGCCAACACCTG GCGGCAACATCACTTGGCCCACACCACCGCCATTGGACCAGCTAAAGAGCAATACTTTCGGCAGCGTAGAAACACCATCTCCGGTGACCAATGAACCGCCTTTCGACAATGGCATACACATATCCAATCCTAACACGCATGG CTATAATGTTCAAATACAGAGTACGCCCACGATGGCGTCGTCCACGGCCAGCCAAGGATCTCGTCCGGATACGGGTATATCCACGCAATCCCAGTCCCAAACACAATCAGTCTCGTCCGCCTCGAAGAGTGGCAAGAGTGCCACTGCTCGATCGGGGGGAACTGACGCCGTACCCAGTCTCACCAAGGAGATCAACTCCGGACTGCTGTCCATGAAAAAGGGCTTTTCCAGCTTCATGACTTCCATTGACTCGGCCATCAAGTCGGGCACGCCCAACGACGATGCCAGTGATACCTTCTCCATACAGAGCGACATTAGCTCCGATTCTGATAACTATGCCCATGTTCTGGGCGATGACAAGACCATGGATTGCATGGATGTTATGTTCCGGCTTAATCCCTTCaccaacgacaacaacatGAAGGCCTCGCCGGTGGAGGTGGCCAGTGAAGTGTATGAGGAGCAGCCGAGTAGCTACAAAACAAACATGTCTTCCCCATCCGAACCATCGGAAGGCAGCACCTGGCGGCGACGCGACCTGGTGTCCATGGCCACCTTCAG GTTGACCACAGTGGAGCTTATTCGTCAGCAGGAGGGCCCCAAATCTTCTGTTCGCTTGCAGGTGGCCGCCGTTTCCTGTGACGAATGTGGAGCCATTCCCTGGGATGAGTTGCAG ATCGCGCATCAAGCAAACAAG ACGAAGTTCGGCGCACGCTGCAAAGCCTGGAATCTGGCGCCATATAATCCAGAGGCTCCACCGTGCATAAGGATGCGCTTGGAGGAAACCTTGAATATGCCAAAGGAAATTGAGGGCATCATCGATCGCAAACGCATCCAGAG CTGGATCACTCACCATGCCGATATTCGTGTGAAAGATATCAACATGGATCTGTCGATGAGCACCGTAATTGGACTGGGTGATCTGGCCGAGGATGAGGTCATTTCCCCGCCCATGCCAGTGACT GTAAATCTGGAAAATGTGCGGATCAATTTGCTTGAGGACCGCCCTCCCGTAAATATTACCTCACCGGGTCCCATCCCCATTAATCTGTGCATTGGTCGCATGCGTTTGGAGCGTGACCAGAGCGGATTGCTCAACATTCAGCCTATAG ATACCAACATGAGTGACGCACAGCATCAGGCGTTGGGCAGTGCCTTATTTGGAGCGCCTCGAGAACGCGATCGAGAGTTGTTATCCATGCAGCTGGTAATGCAGCAGATGAAGCTGGACAACGATCAGCTGCGCCGGCAACTTGTGGACTCCAAAGTGAACACGGATAACTATAG GCACAAGACCAAACAGGAGGCGGATGTGCTGCGATCTTATTTAAAGGCCGCCCAGGATGATATAAGCATATTGCTGGAGGAGAAAAAGGCCTTGCTGGACACCATCCGTTCCTTGCAG